The following coding sequences lie in one Rutidosis leptorrhynchoides isolate AG116_Rl617_1_P2 chromosome 6, CSIRO_AGI_Rlap_v1, whole genome shotgun sequence genomic window:
- the LOC139852408 gene encoding uncharacterized protein isoform X2 — translation MVLDQLNKGMSIRSILCIVHDEDARFKLIWDRLNKGMSIRNILWFTMKTMMLLLPSIVHETDAIPVVAAVAAPCVQDMSVNDVGELPSQVISNARNASSSPCIEFANCTYSFVIEVLLRFATSFFCSIVKLCLCNRCLLSGMVSIFHFRFLWF, via the exons ATGGTATTGGATCAATTGAATAAAGGTATGTCAATTAGAAGCATACTATGCATTGTTCACGATGAAGACGCTCGATTCAAACTGATCTGGGATCGACTGAATAAAGGTATGTCAATTAGAAACATACTATGGTTCACGATGAAGACGATGATGCTGTTATTG CCTTCAATAGTTCACGAGACAGATGCCATACCAGTTGTAGCAGCCGTTGCTGCGCCATGCGTTCAAGATATGTCTGTTAATGATGTTGGTGAACTACCATCACAAG TTATTTCCAATGCACGAAATGCATCGAGTTCGCCATGCATCGAGTTCGCCAACTGTACTTATTCTTTTGTAATTGAGGTATTGTTGAG ATTTGCTACTTCCTTCTTTTGCTCGATTGTGAAGCTTTGTCTTTGTAATCGGTGTTTGTTATCAGGTATGGTATCTATATTTCATTTCCGGTTTTTGTGGTTTTAA
- the LOC139852408 gene encoding uncharacterized protein isoform X1, translating to MVLDQLNKGMSIRSILCIVHDEDARFKLIWDRLNKGMSIRNILWFTMKTMMLLLPSIVHETDAIPVVAAVAAPCVQDMSVNDVGELPSQAVISNARNASSSPCIEFANCTYSFVIEVLLRFATSFFCSIVKLCLCNRCLLSGMVSIFHFRFLWF from the exons ATGGTATTGGATCAATTGAATAAAGGTATGTCAATTAGAAGCATACTATGCATTGTTCACGATGAAGACGCTCGATTCAAACTGATCTGGGATCGACTGAATAAAGGTATGTCAATTAGAAACATACTATGGTTCACGATGAAGACGATGATGCTGTTATTG CCTTCAATAGTTCACGAGACAGATGCCATACCAGTTGTAGCAGCCGTTGCTGCGCCATGCGTTCAAGATATGTCTGTTAATGATGTTGGTGAACTACCATCACAAG CAGTTATTTCCAATGCACGAAATGCATCGAGTTCGCCATGCATCGAGTTCGCCAACTGTACTTATTCTTTTGTAATTGAGGTATTGTTGAG ATTTGCTACTTCCTTCTTTTGCTCGATTGTGAAGCTTTGTCTTTGTAATCGGTGTTTGTTATCAGGTATGGTATCTATATTTCATTTCCGGTTTTTGTGGTTTTAA